The sequence TCCCCTCGCAGGAAGTTATCCTGTGTGTTATGTATGAGAGAGCACTGAATCATTGTAACATTAGCCCAAATGAAGATCAACAAAGCAGTCACCAAGAAATCAGGCTTTTGGCTTTCTTGGGTTATTGTTGACATTCAAAAGGATATTTCCAAAATGTTAAAATTGGCCTTTGAAAATGTTTAACTCACCATTTTTTTGGCATGCTCTTCACAGAGTGGCGTCTGGTGCGTAATATCAAACACAGGGATGGAGCACTGCTGACCATCTGCAAATTTGGCTGTGCAACTAGCAAAGAGCTGCTGGGAACGATTCAACAGAATGTCTATAGAGAACAATGAAGGAAATAACACCAAACACTACACAGAGGGCATTTAATCATGAACTCCGGTCCCACAAACCAAAACATTTACAACTGAAACTGATTAAATCATGTTTTTAACTACCAAAAACAGAATCACAGACGTTCTTTTTCACTTTAACAGCCAGCTATACATGTGAAAAGCGATGTGGTGGAAAGGATACGCTGAAAGCAGTGTCGTGTGAAGGGCAGAGCCCTGTTGTTGCAGGCCTGGCCCTTTGTGCTGCCAGTGCAGGTCCCTGTGTCTGCTTTCTGCTGCCTTCCTGGAGCCGCACTGCAGAAACATAGGCAAGCAACATCACTGACAACACATCTCATCTGTTGTGTGCACTTATATGAATCACAGGAGGGAGATGGAGGGTTTGTGATTAGTTCAGATAAGTAAAATGGAACATTTGTGAGACTACCTTGAGGAGCTTCGAGAGGCACCACGTAACTCCTGGATGAGCTGCCCAGCACAGTTGGGGTTGTTACCGGCAGCATGTAGCAAGGCTTTTCGGAAGACATAGCGGTATCTCTTTTGGCGGATGCTCGCCCTCTCCTGCCTGCACATGTGCTTGTATTTCTCCTGGAGGTACGAGCAAAGCCGAAGTAGCCTTGTTCGCCGCGAGGAGCCGCTATCTTCTTCCAACctatttttaaagaaaaaagttaATAGCACTCATGATGGGAAGTGTCAGGTTAAAGTTTACACTGTGGGGTTAAGACATAAAATACTGACCCATTCTGGGGTCTCCAAGAGCTCTGAAAAGGAAAAAATGTCTCTGTCTCCTCTTCATCGTCATCATCAGCACTGTCTTCTGACCAGTCCAGTCCTGGAAGAGAACTTGTTAGAGCGTGGTACTTGGCAGGCTCAAATCTCATTTGCTACACTGTACTGTATGTTATCTTTCTTATAAAGAAAATGCACATTCATTTATAAGTATGGGGGGAAAAAAATGTgtgtgaaattaaaatcaagcaCCTAGATGAGGAAACAGGTCTCCGTGCTCCTGGTGTGTCTTGGCACAGAGCTGCACCAGATGTTGCAACCTGGCCAGGCAGCTGGCAGAAGGTGAGAAGGCAGCGGGACGCATGACAACCATGTGCCGCTGATTGTTACTACCACTGTCCTTGCAACTGACAGGCAAGTGAGTAGCATTGAAAGGCATTTTCCTGCTGAGTGATGGCCCAGTAGGTTGCACTGGACTGGGTGCTGCATTAGCGGGCATCCCTGGAGGCAGAAAGTTGACCGTCTGAGGTGGTGGTGGATTGCATAATAAACCCTGCTGCTGTCCTGGGAAAATGAAGGAAGTCACGCTGGAGTGCTGGGGCGGCTGGAGGAGACCTGACTGTTGCCGTGGGAGATGAGAGTTGAGTGGCGAGGAGGGGTGGACACGGGGGCCTGGGGAGGGATTAAAGTGCTCAGGAGGTGGCTGGAAGAGGTCCGTGTCATGGCAGAGCTTCTGGTTGAGCACCAGCCGGCTCTGTAGTTTCTTCTTGATGGCGTTGCCCTTCCGAGGTGAACCCACCTCCTCGCCATCAGTGTCATCCTCATAAAAGGCAAAAGGGTCCAGGAGTTCCCCGTCAGGGAGGGGTAACAGGCGTGAACAGGGAGGAGATGGCGGTAGATCATCCAGACCATTCTGAGCTTTCAGAGCTAAAGAGGGCACAGTTATGTTAAGAGCCACTGACTCCAGGTGAGCCCGTGAGCGCATTTCCTCAAAAGCGTCATGTTTCTTTTTCCGCTCCTTCTTGGGGATAAAGCCCAGAACCTGCAGGTGACTGTTACAGTATCTGGAAAACAAGAACACAGCCTCAGCATACTGTACACAGCATGTCTTCTGCACAGGGTGTGGAAGAATATGCTAAACAAACATACAGCTTTATATGTTATTTTAAGTGATTAACATGACACTACACACCTGCGGTCCTCTGACTTGGGGATGGGGTTGGTACACCGCTGGCTGTTGTACTTGGCCACATATTCACATTGCTTGAAGGGGGCTGTCTTATCCTCCAGAACATGCCGTATACAGAAAGCATAGCCATTGAGTCTGCGCTGCTTGCAGAGCTTTGGGCTGTACGAGCACAACGGCTTATTGTCCACCTCTGAGAAGTGTATGTGTTTGCCTTCATACATCACGTGACTCTTGTTCTTGACAACATCAGCTGATGGGGTAAATCAGGGAAAAACCAAGAATTACATCCCTAACACTTAATACTGAGGAGGTAACCATGCATGCAAAATAGCCACCTCTACAACTTGTGACCGTTTACCAAGCTCTTAGCTAATACTTAGAGAAAACTAATTCTGTAAGCCAACATAATTATACATTACAACCTGATTATTGAATATGTTTATATTAATAAAGTAATTCAACTATTAGTTGACTGTTTTATGAAAACGTATAATGCACTGACATGTTAATACTTTTCTGAGATAACTTTAGTCTAGTAGACACACTTTCATACCTTCAATTTTTGTTCTCATAATATCTAATTGAGAAATATGTAATTTTAtcaaacaggtattatctttcAAGGTAGCACTTGCAAGATAATTATTATGGTTGTATAACACTTTCAAGTTAACGCTCAAAACAGTGACTTGCTGGTGTGCATccatcaataaaaaaaacaagataaaGACTTAAATAACTCAATCAAAAATGTGCCTTTTTTCAACAAGAAcgctgccttttttttttaatgtagcgcttcataataaacacacatgcaaacagGAGGATGGTATATCATGATACACTGTAGCGTTAGCTGCCGAGGTTCACCAGTAGCTTAGCTGCTACTTTTAACTATAATTGTGTGTTTAAAAGATGTTTTAGGGATCACTACGGTTGTAAGACCCGAGGTACATGTTGTACACAAAAGATCGTGTTGGCTACGTGTAATCTGTTGTAGCCTGGGGTCACGTTAACAACTTTAGTCACGGAGAACCGGACAGGCAGCAAACGGTGACTATCGTTTGCTAGCGTAACTAACTACCTTTGGAGCCTGGGGAGCTAGCCATCATTAGCTTGGAGCCGATGGACagatgtaaaacacaaataaatgaaATTCTAAACACAATAACGCGCATTATACTACTGTATCATAATATATTAAAGCAACTGTATATCCATATTCAGGCAGAAATACATGCTATCATGATGAACAAAACGTAAAATTGGTGAGTTAGCTAACAAGCTATCAAGGCTAAAAACACAAATTAGTAGGCGGTAGCTAACCAGGAAACGGAAACATCAGCAAATGGCAACACTATAAAAAGGTCTATTTTCAGTTTAGTTTTATAAAGAAAAAAATGCAAGATGAATCCTAGATTGCAAGCAATAATGGGGGCTAATTTTGGAGtttctgtataaataaatatgatatatttgtggCCAAATACTTTCGAACAAAGGGTCTACATACGAGGCTTAAGGCCTGTCCTCGAAGGCCTCCGTAATAATCAATATGAATGATAGCCTTTATCGTTACATAGAGTCACATTAGCAGGTAACAGGACTTGAGAATGTCAACATTGCATAACATCCCATATGTACTTAAGGCACGGACTCATTTATTCAGATCACAAGTTACAAAATAAATTAGCCATTAAAAGGAGGCCTATTAGCTTCGATAGCACAGCGGCTTCTATTTGAACGCCTGGCCGTCTGAGGCCTGCGCAAAACGGCACACTCAGAAATCGAGTCCGAGGCCCCGATGAATTCGCTTACCTTGAATTGGTATGGGCTGTATAAGGTATTCACTCCAGATAGACGGCCGATATGTCTATTGCAATCTGCTAGGCTATTTGTGCATCGATATCGAAGACAAGATAATAGCAGTGATCTTCATCGAGCTCGGTATATCTGGAAATAAGGATGCATTTAAATATAGGCTATCCAGAGCAAATACCAAGCAGGAGGCAGGCTGCTGAGGATTTTTGTAGGATCCACAGCCGACTCCACACAGCACCACTACAGGCACTGCGAGGACATGACAACAATCcgctcaacaacaacaacctctCCTACCATATTGGAAATGCAACTTTGTTAAAAGTCCTTACAGTGTAGAAGTGTTATGTTGATATCGTTATGACAGGAATAAGAGTTTGTGTGTGCCGttttacatttttcacattTCAATCATTTCAGTTAAATTATAACGACTGAGAGGTTCTGCTAAGTGTTGCAGTGTAAAATCCACCTGGACCCCGGCTCTCGTTCTCCATGTGAGTGAGTTACCAGCCCTGCTGTCACTGTTGCCGGCTATTCCCCGATGATGGACCACGTGCCAGGGAAATACAGGAGCTTGAGAGAAGTGTCTTCACATCAAAACAGAATAGTGCCATCCACCAGCATTTATATTTTgacacttttaaaatgtttttatctttatttttataaataacaGCACAAAGTGAAATAAGTGGTTTGCTACATAAAACTGGTTTGTTAAATATTATACAAATACCTCTATACATCATATTTAAGGAAAATATAATCTCTACATGCCTTGGTACACGTTGGTAATTTTACAAAACAACATAGGCTACTATTCCTACATCTGAAGCATAATCATGTTAAACCTcgatcatatacaataaaaatGTCAACTTCCTaacagatgaaaacatttaaagtgcatCTTTGGAAATGTTGTAAACCCTAAGCTTATAATATTCACTCTGCAAGGAGCACATTCACGTTTCTGCAGGTTAGTAAATTATGTTAGGTCCATTATGTGTAAAGATAATAATACATGTGCTATTATAAACAGTACAAACAAATAGGTTTctagaaatgtgcaaattgcaGCTTTGTGCGTATATATTTGGTTTTTAAAGGATTGTCTATCCATTGCGCTTTAGCATATGGCTGGCTCTTCCACAGCTTGTGCTCCCTCTGTGACAGTTTTCACACACTTTGCCATCGTCTGGGAGGCTCTGCTTATCGGATCTGTGAGTAAAGATTTAAAGCACATTTCAAACTAGCACACAACATTACTGTGAAGACCAACATTTACCTGTATAATGAGTCTAACTAGAGGAGAATGGGTGTTGATTATTCTATGAATTAGAAATGTACATAGAAAATTAATACTAAAGTTGCAATGGAATATTTTCTGAACTAGAACATAATTATAGAAGTGCTTCATCACTACTTAATGTCATTTAAATCAATCAAATTTGTTTATTACATCCCCATATCATATATTCCTATTTTGCCTTGTTACTTTCCTTTATTCAGCTTTAATGTAACACTTTTGTGGAAATTACAGATTTTGTATTTatgtcaaataaaaataaaaaaggccaAATAATCGCACATTGTGATTTTGATGCAGCTTTAAAAGCTATATTATGTTGAATTAGTGTTAATATTAGATAGTTTCCTTATAACAACTACAAAAGCATAAACAAAATTATATTAACATTAAGGATGATGATACACCACTGCTGCAGGACTTCCTGTAGGACTTTGGAATAGAGAAAATATTGAGATAGGTTTAGTCAGAACAGTGCCAGAGCACTAGTGACCTACCTGTCATATAGAAGTCCTTCACAGTAAGCTGTGGAGGGGCTAAAGGTCCGGTAAGGACAGCCTGGTCAACTGTCTGAAAGAGATAATCCAGATACAACCATCATCAGAGAGAACAGCGTAAAGCAATAAACTGAATTAGTTTACACTTAAATAAGCTTTATGTAATCAACTGAACACATGCTGGAGGAAGATAGCAGCTGACCTTAGACAGCTCATTAGCCTGCTTGAAGTAGTTGGCCTCCTCAACGTCATCATATCGCACCAGATTTGGGGAAACCTCTGCCAGTCTTTGACGGACTTCATCAAGGGTGTCATATGGCAGAGTGACTCCAACAAGCTTAAAAAGAGACCAAAAAAGAAACAGTTTTATGTTCCACAGATGAAGGGGAATACATGGTAGTGTTAAAAGCCTGGGGAGGTTAAACTCCTGATGCAGTTTGGTCCTCTCCTTGCTGGACTTGTCGCCTCCCACAAAATGCACTAATCAGGTGTGTTGTTCCCTATGGTTGTTCCCTACAGGTACAAGGGGGCGTGACCTGGGGAACAAAGGAAGAGGGAATTGTGTGGGGAAGGatgtttgttttatttactTTGGAAAGAATCGATCGATCGATCGATcgaggaggaagagaggagcCTTGCAGCTCCCAAGAAAGTAAagcaaaaaaaatgtttagCTCTTTAAAATTACATTGTACCTCAAGAAACAGGTAGCAGCAGTGAATCCAGTGAGCCTGAGGACCATAAGGGATGTTGTTCATTTTGCAATGCATTACTGGATTCTATTTTTGCTTTTTGAATTtgacatatttattttattggatTATACATTTGCATTGAAAAGACAGTTTTTGAGTTGGACAAATCTTCATTAATTGGACATTTTATCAGCagtttttgttattttaatttGGGCTGAGTCTTTTCCTAACAACTTAAAGTTATCATTgagttttctttctttctttggtTAGTTAGTACTACCAGTTTTAGCACCACAGgaactttttatttttaactaGACCTAAAAAATTAAGCTAATTGTTGTAATAATGCCTTTTTTGTTCTGCTTCACCTCAGAAATGTCTCCAATGATCCTCCAGTCCTCCCTCGCCATCCCCGGTGCAGTCACAGTCCCTTTGGTCTGCTGGGCACGGCCCTCAGTGTTCACATAGGTGCTACATTTCTCAGTATATGCAGCTCCAGGAAGCAAGATATCAGCCATTGGTGCCCCTACATCGCGATGGTGAGCTGGGCAGTTATGGCACAAAACATTTAATTGGATGTCCCTTTAATTAAAAGGGACAATTTGGATTTCAAAATGTTCCTTTTTTAACATACAAAAGAATCAGTCAGGGAATCTTCTGCCTCTCACAGCTGCCATACATACATTAATGCAAATGAAAGAGCTTAAGCTGCCGTGCAGTAAAACTGCTGACCTTGATAAATTATGAAGCTTTCCTTTGGGAGGTCTTGGCGAGTAATGCAGCCAGCATCAGCTCCTAGTAGGAACAGGACTTTTGGAGGGTTTTTTCTGATTGCCTCCACTCTTGGCTTGTATCCAAGGTCAAGGGCAGCCACTTGACTAGCAACCCTGAGGTGGGAAAGGAAAAACGTCTATATATTACAGTAAACATCCACTTCCCTGTACCTGAAAGATTTCCCTCTAATTTTCCAAGACCCTGACCTGTGAAGCACATTGAGAACCTTCCATGTTTCCTCTGCAGCACTGCTGACGCGAGCGTTCTGAGCGATGGTTGACACAGCAGCCATTATTGCCGCTCCATCCTCTTTCTGCAGGCAACTGCTTCCAACCACAACAACAGGATGCTTCACCTCAGCCAAGACCTGACCTATAGAGGTGAAAAAAGACATTGAAGTTGACTTTTAACATTTTTAGAATTACTAAGAGGACTCGGAACTTGCAACTCGTTGTGAAGCCAGCTGAATCAGAGATACCAACATCGTTATAAAGGACATTTTGGACATTTGTGTTCAGTATAACTCAGATTCAATGGTCTGATGTTGCTCAATAACCacatataaaatatttaaattatttaatGTACCTTTTCCTGATTCTTGCATTGAACAGTGGAGCCTCATAGCGTGGGTTTGTGCCAACCAGAAGCAGTAAGTCAGCTTCTTCAATGCCAGCAATCCCAGTGTTCAGGAGATAGTTTGAACGCAGTTCAGATCTGAGGAACCAAGGTTAAAACTTTAAGTGATAGTTTAAGCCCTTTTCGGTTGGGAACTAAAGCAGTTATCATTGCTCTTGCCAAAGACACAAGATGCCATTGATTGGTCTACCACTGTCCAAATCAGTCTGTTTGTGTCATTGTGACATTTAAGTTGTTAATGGAGCATCTCAGTTCCTTGTCGGAGAGGAAATTCTGATATCATTGCAAATAAGTgaaaattatttaaatattgtGTACacttaaactgttttttttgtcTTTAGTGGCTAAAATATATTTAGCTGCTGCCCCAAACTACAGCAATACACTGCTTAGCTTTTGTGCTGGGACTCCTTTTTTTCCAAACTGACCCTCATTTTATGTGATAACATAACATCAACAATAACATCAGGGAAAGTTCAACATGCTTTGTCCtatctttatttgtatttgtatgtggCTTTACCCAGCTCCAGCCATTGGGAACACCTCCTCAGTGCACAGGTTTTCTCTATTCAAACGGTTCAGCAAGTCTTTCAGGGAAATGAGAGCTTCTGCATCCGCCAGGCCTCCGACAATAGCAGCGACAACATTTCCTTGAACTCCTTGCAACTGTCAAAGAAAACAGATGTTAATCAGAACAGCCTTAGCTGAAACAAGTATTTGCACACTATCACACACTGTTAGAGAAagtaatttaatttaaaaaatgacaTACCGCTCCAGCAGCTCGAGTTAGCACCTCTTCCCAGGTCGCAGGAACCAACTGCCCAGACTCGTCTTTTACCATTGGCTGAGTAAGCCTCTGCCTTTTGAGTCCATCGTATGCAAACCTGTCAGAATAGCAGCAAGGAAGATTTTAGCTTTGATGCAAACAGCATACAAAAATCTATGTCTGTGAAGTCAACTTGTGTGATAAGAAAGGAATCTGGTTTTGTCTGAGATCCACTCCTCATTAACATCCTCATTGAGGCGAGGCAGGATTCTCATCACCTCACCCCCACGTGTGGTCACCACAATGTTACTACCCACAGCATCCAGACCATCGATGGATTCAGTCTTCCTGCAGAGAAACATCATGAGTGGTAAAACTAACCTTTGACCCTACATTTGTAATCACAATGTTGAGCACCAACCTGGTTTCCCAAGGACGAGCAGTGAATGCGTATGGTTTAGATGTCAGGGCTCCCACTGGGCATATATCAATGACATTCCAAGATAACTCCGACATGAACATCTTCTCCACATAGGTCCCGATCTGCAGGTCATTGCCTCTGCCAGTTGTACCCAGGTCCTCCACACCTGCAATCTCACTGGCAAAGCTGTAGGAgcaaaataatgatttatttacaTCGTCTAGACAATCAGAGCAACTCAACCCACTCTTGATGTTGATGTGTGTCTCACCGCACGCAGCGAGTGCACAGGATGCAGCGAGTCATAATGGTTTTGATGAGAGGGCCAATGTTTTTGTCTTCCTCTGCTCTTTTGCTCTCTGTGAAGCGGCTCCTGTCACTGCCAAACTGTATCTGGTCCTTCAAACAAAATGGTTATTGGTTGTATCATTCAATCTTGtattaaatgtatatatttcaaagaaaaaaatgttttgtcagGTCTAGAAATTCACATCTGGTGGTGATTATCTTTACCTGTAGATCACATTCTCCCCCCTGATCACAAATTGGATAATCTAGTGGGTGGTTAGCCAGTAGGAACTCCATTACACCCcctctgtttaaaattaaacaTACcatttgaatatatatatatttgcttTTCTAAAAAAAAGTGTGAAATGTTTTTTTAGCTTTGGAGAGATGTGAGTTATCATAATACCACAAAAAATGGCCAAAAGACAACTAAGTATAATTACAGAGATGTATTTATTACAATACCAGAACAAcagcaaatataatgtatttactTTTGAGTTTCATCCTACCTGGCCTTTCTTGTCTTGTCAGAGTTGGTTAAAATGTTCCAGCCCTTCATGACTAGCATAGCACGAGCTGCCACTGGCTACAAAGCAAATGAACAACATTTCATGTAATTTCATGCATCATAAAAGGGGACGAATACAGCATGATCAGTTTGGCTACCAGAATGGAAACAAAACATACATGTTGTAAATCATATACAGACATGACATACCATAGGAACTTTTTCTATCTCCACCAGACACATCCGACAGTTTCCAGCCACTGACAGGCGCTCATGGTAGCGGAAGGAATCTGCATTCCTACCTTCTCGCATGCCTGTGACAAAATTGAGTCACAGTGTTACATTTGATATTAAGACTCCACAGCTTTCAATATTATGTGattaaatcatagactgtatat is a genomic window of Pseudochaenichthys georgianus chromosome 21, fPseGeo1.2, whole genome shotgun sequence containing:
- the ino80da gene encoding INO80 complex subunit Da; this encodes MYEGKHIHFSEVDNKPLCSYSPKLCKQRRLNGYAFCIRHVLEDKTAPFKQCEYVAKYNSQRCTNPIPKSEDRRYCNSHLQVLGFIPKKERKKKHDAFEEMRSRAHLESVALNITVPSLALKAQNGLDDLPPSPPCSRLLPLPDGELLDPFAFYEDDTDGEEVGSPRKGNAIKKKLQSRLVLNQKLCHDTDLFQPPPEHFNPSPGPRVHPSSPLNSHLPRQQSGLLQPPQHSSVTSFIFPGQQQGLLCNPPPPQTVNFLPPGMPANAAPSPVQPTGPSLSRKMPFNATHLPVSCKDSGSNNQRHMVVMRPAAFSPSASCLARLQHLVQLCAKTHQEHGDLFPHLGLDWSEDSADDDDEEETETFFPFQSSWRPQNGLEEDSGSSRRTRLLRLCSYLQEKYKHMCRQERASIRQKRYRYVFRKALLHAAGNNPNCAGQLIQELRGASRSSSSAAPGRQQKADTGTCTGSTKGQACNNRALPFTRHCFQHILLNRSQQLFASCTAKFADGQQCSIPVFDITHQTPLCEEHAKKMDNFLRGDGNRRVQHQQQQQRKPRKKTKPPALTKKHKKKRRRGPRRPQKPIPPALPQGNLGMPSISLAMPSQASIRSPSTPDLSAEELPDDITNEMADIPNDLELNQEDFSDVLPRLPDDLQDFDLFEGKNGDLLPTTEEAEELVRALQAMGSYPDSLVCLTSMGDLAPSEGVDHRAMAVFPGPVQPGGMGDLLNSRIQTENFSSLELTDNILQSTGCHFTPSPPSQPANLPQTSCSNLTSSSSTVAPSTTSLLTQTSLTERTFPRTHASHVLAKSDTQTSSPQGSHYSSEHVPSPYSDHISSPHASSFQSDTPLLLEVPLSGLPGPPRSSWNNLPLPLTDPTQFGNLIGSESHLISTSLSTPPATTHSVTLQPMAALSAMPQSGLTGLTTAPAPSSSLPSASHDLLTCTKPKQQLPQFSAAFGHQLASHSGIPKDVQPSHSSIAPPAGYSIVSATAASANSATPPFTQSK